A segment of the Frankineae bacterium MT45 genome:
GCGGTCACCCAGGGTGAAGAGCGCCTCCTTGCACCCCATCAAGGCACCCTGCGCCGCAATCTCGACCACCTCGTCGATCTCGAGGTACGCACTGGGCAACCGGTTAGGTGTCGTCACGAAGGTGCAGTAGTGGCAGCGGTCGCGGCAGAGTCTGGTCAAGGGGATGAAGACCTTGCGCGAATAGGTGATCAGGCCTTCCTGACCGGCGGCCCGCAGCCCGGCGTCCCGGACCCTAGCGGCGATGCGGCTGAGCTCCTCTAGGTCGGCACCGGTTGCGGCGAGCAGGACGGCGGCCTCGGTGACGTCCAGGGTGGCTGCGTCGCGGGCGCGACGAAGGGCCCGACGCATCGCCGAATCGGAGGGGGCGGACTCGAGTGATGCGAGCTCAGCTGTCACCGGCCCAGCTTAATCATCGAAGGGCACGGCTATGACAGACGTCGCACAAACGTCGGGGTGGCGACGGTTGCCGCACCTCACACGGCGAGCTGGAACCAGACCGTCTTTCCCGGCGCCGGACGCCGGACCGAGACGCCCCACCGTGCGGCTATCGCGTCGACTATGCGCAGGCCCCGACCGCCGGTGCGCTCCGGGCCGGGGTCGGCGACGGGTACGACTTCGCTCACGTCTCCCCCGTCACTGACCTCCACCTCGATCCCGGATGGATTGGCCCGCAGGCTAAGCGCGATCTCCGGCCGGCCGTGGCGAACCGCGTTGGTCACCAATTCGGAGACGAGCAGTTCGGCGTCCTCGACGAGCCCCGGCGGGATGGCGTCCGCCCGCTCGGCGAGGTAACTGCGCGCAAGTCTCGGAGCGTCGTCCGTCTGGGGTAGCCAGATATCGCCTGACACAGTTATCGACCTCGCACTTCGACTGGGCATTTGGGGGTTCACTACATTCATGCCCGTCATCGGCCGTTCTCTATCAGTTACCTCAGACGGACGGCTCGGGCGGCTCAGGACCAGCCGACTTCGGTCGATAGTCACGCTATGGCCCTCTCCAGTCCCCTGAGACGCCTGACCGCCGACGGCGGAAGCCTGCGGGTATGGCTCCTCTCGCTACTGATCGTTCCGATCGTCGGTGTGCTCGTCGCCACCTCATTGCAGATCAGGACTCAGGCCCAACTGGTCGGGGATGCCAAAGCCACTCAGCGACTCATCCGTTCGGCCGCCGAGTTGCACGACGTGCGCGAGGCACTGGGGGCCGAGATCGCCCCAGCCATCGGGGCCACGGCGCTAGAGGACCGCAAGACCAGCGCGACGCTCGGGCTCAAGCCCGATCAGGCCCTCAAGCTGATGTCGCAGTACGAGCTCGTGCCCGCGCTGCGGGTCAAGACGAACGCGGCCGTCGCCACGCTCGCCAGCAACCCCGACTACGCCGTCCGCGCCGAATCGGCACGCAACGAGATCGCAGGTATTCGCCTGAAGATCGACACCGACGCCGGATCGCAGGCCAAGTTCCAAGCGGCCGTCGTCTTCCAGCAAGCCGTGGATTTCATGACGGACCTCGGCAAGGTCGAGAATGATCTGCTCGGGCGAGCCGGCCGGTCGGGTCTGGGCGCCGCGACCAACCAGGCGATCACCGACCTTCGCATCGTCACCGAGGCCGTCCAATTCATGTCGAGCGAGATCGCGTTCTTCACTTCGGCCGAGCACCCGGGTGTCTTCGCCAGCCCGGATCTGGCGCCGCGCTACTGGGCGCGTGTCTGGGGCGGCACGCAGTCCTACTCCGACGATGCGTTGAACGCGACGTCGGCGACGATGAGTGCGATGTGGCGTCAGGCCATGCAGAACCCCAAGGTCGCGTTCGTCAACTCCGAGCTCGACAAGTGGGCCGTGAACCCGCAGAAGATGCCGATCAGCGAGTCGGTGAACATGGTGCTGATGACCAATGATCGCGACGCCGTGCTCCAGGCGCTTCCGATCGTTGCCATGGCACGGGTACATGACGCGGCTCGCAGCGAACAGTCGAACGCGCAGCTCGCGCTGGCCGGGTTGGCGGTCTTGATCCTGGTCGTTGCGCTACTCAGCCTGCTCGCCGCCCTGCTGGCCGTCCGTAGCTTCGGCCGGCCACTGGACAGGCTGGCCGATCAGGCCGGAAGGATCAGCGACGGCGAGCTCGTCGAGGTGACCGCGAGCGGGCCGCGAGAGGTCCGCACCGTGGCCCGTGGCCTCTCCGCCTCGGTCGACAGTCTGCGCCAGGTCGAGGCGAAGGCGGCCGCCCTCATCGGCGACGACGCACTGAGTCGCGACGAGCTGGTCGCCAGCCTCCGCGACGCCGCGCCGGGGCCGCTGGCCGTGACGATGAACGCGTCCCTCAACCGCATCATCGACGAGATGCGCAGCCGCGAAGAGGCGCAGGAGGCATTGACCCACCGAGCAACGCATGATGCCCTCACCGAACTACCGAACCGGGCTGAGGCGATTCACCTCACCGACCTTGCCCTGCGAAGCGCGGCCGAAACCGACACCTCGACCGCCCTGATGTTCGTCGACCTCGATCATTTCAAGATCGTCAACGACAGCTTCGGGCACGCCGCCGGAGACCTGGTGCTGCGCACGGTCGCCGCCCGGATGCGTGCGGCGATCCGGGAGGGGGACATCGCGGCCCGTCTCGGCGGTGACGAGTTCGTCGTGCTCTGCGAGAACATCGCCGACTCCGACGAGTGCGTGCTCATAGCGAATCGACTCGTTGAGTGCGTCACCGATCCGATCGACATCGGCATCGATGAGGTCGTCATCGGCGCGAGCGTCGGCGTGGCGATCACCCGCGGCCACTCCACCGACGCCGACCAACTGATGCGCGAAGCTGATGCGGCCGCCTACCGCGCGAAGAAGTCGGGCCGAGGTCAGATCAGCATCTTCGACGAGACCCTGCGGATGGAGATCGAGGAGCGCTCCGCGCTGGAGCGGGCCATCAGCGACGGGCTTCGGGACGGCGAGTTTGTCCTGCACTACCAACCGATCGTCGATCTGCAGACGTCGACGATGACCGGAGTCGAGGCGTTGATTCGCTGGAACCGGCCGGGCTTCGGTTTCATGCAGCCGGACTCGTTCATCCCGGTCGCGGAAGCGTCCTCGCTCATCAACGACATCGGTCGCTGGGTACTCACCGAAGCCACGGAGCAACTAGCCCGGTGGCGACGACTCAGTCCGCCCGACGATGCTCTGACCATGGCGATCAACCTCTCCGCACGGCATCTCTCAGACCGGGCGATGCCGGGCGAGGTGCGAGCCGCGCTGGAGGCCAGCGGCATCCCGGCCGAACTGCTCACCGTCGAGGTCACCGAGACCTCGCTCATCGACAGTGGCGTCGCGCAGAGCAACCTACGTGCGCTTCGCGAGTTGGGGGTAAAGGTGGCGATCGACGACTTCGGCACCGGATACACCTCGATTGGCCAGCTACCCACGCTGCCCGCCGACATTCTCAAGATCGACCGTAGTTTCGTGGCGGCGCAGAGCGAAGGGAGCGCCGAACTGGTGCGCCTCATGGTCGCCACCGCGCACTCGTTCCATCTCTCCGTAG
Coding sequences within it:
- a CDS encoding Anti-sigma regulatory factor (Ser/Thr protein kinase), translated to MSGDIWLPQTDDAPRLARSYLAERADAIPPGLVEDAELLVSELVTNAVRHGRPEIALSLRANPSGIEVEVSDGGDVSEVVPVADPGPERTGGRGLRIVDAIAARWGVSVRRPAPGKTVWFQLAV
- a CDS encoding diguanylate cyclase (GGDEF) domain-containing protein: MALSSPLRRLTADGGSLRVWLLSLLIVPIVGVLVATSLQIRTQAQLVGDAKATQRLIRSAAELHDVREALGAEIAPAIGATALEDRKTSATLGLKPDQALKLMSQYELVPALRVKTNAAVATLASNPDYAVRAESARNEIAGIRLKIDTDAGSQAKFQAAVVFQQAVDFMTDLGKVENDLLGRAGRSGLGAATNQAITDLRIVTEAVQFMSSEIAFFTSAEHPGVFASPDLAPRYWARVWGGTQSYSDDALNATSATMSAMWRQAMQNPKVAFVNSELDKWAVNPQKMPISESVNMVLMTNDRDAVLQALPIVAMARVHDAARSEQSNAQLALAGLAVLILVVALLSLLAALLAVRSFGRPLDRLADQAGRISDGELVEVTASGPREVRTVARGLSASVDSLRQVEAKAAALIGDDALSRDELVASLRDAAPGPLAVTMNASLNRIIDEMRSREEAQEALTHRATHDALTELPNRAEAIHLTDLALRSAAETDTSTALMFVDLDHFKIVNDSFGHAAGDLVLRTVAARMRAAIREGDIAARLGGDEFVVLCENIADSDECVLIANRLVECVTDPIDIGIDEVVIGASVGVAITRGHSTDADQLMREADAAAYRAKKSGRGQISIFDETLRMEIEERSALERAISDGLRDGEFVLHYQPIVDLQTSTMTGVEALIRWNRPGFGFMQPDSFIPVAEASSLINDIGRWVLTEATEQLARWRRLSPPDDALTMAINLSARHLSDRAMPGEVRAALEASGIPAELLTVEVTETSLIDSGVAQSNLRALRELGVKVAIDDFGTGYTSIGQLPTLPADILKIDRSFVAAQSEGSAELVRLMVATAHSFHLSVVAEGIEFEQQAEQMRGAQIETGQGFFFAYPTSAEEITQRLRERATANHAAH